The Humulus lupulus chromosome 3, drHumLupu1.1, whole genome shotgun sequence genome window below encodes:
- the LOC133825348 gene encoding uncharacterized protein LOC133825348 gives MRKLLSEVGLGYEQIDVCQYECALFFGENANATMCLVCKSSCYVRNKIPHKRLRWFPIKARLKRLFSSKHTAKVMRWHNEVRRDEPGILCHPADGDAWKHFDKTYPEFAVDLRTIRMGLASDGFNPFSNMTSTYNLWSVILIQYNMPPWASPNGKNYLMSLLIPGPKSPGKDYDVFLRPLIEELKELWEGIEAQSNSSSKRKHGQNELNWCKKSVLFEFSYWSQLLLRHNLDVMHIEKNVCHNIIGTLLDIEAKSKDTLKARKDLENLKIRSDLWLKKSSNNKMEKPHASYTLAKEECKEFCKFIQSICAKTIQVDDIIELKDKIIIILCKLEKIFPPSFSTIMVHLCVRLPDQVLLGSPVSSRWMFGTERHMALYKKYVSNIETRFTRYERNWDFPSTSHQFHIFNSIVRPIGASSVKLLDSFSKIVQCEHKTLLEERGLSSEQILTAQMEEFPSWFKTKISELRVQQSSLANDDLYSLSQGPLERYISYHSCIVNGVHFWCKDRDDNLCTQCFGVCTEGDHDNDTIMYYGVLLEILQLSFLFDRKLPPFQPTKDLIESSSVVRRDVAPLSLSSEFVQMNIGGEEDEDEFIELNEDFDDGDIIFDGEVICSSDSEAENDLEEQFDDDMES, from the exons ATGCGAAAGCTTCTATCTGAAGTTGGCTTGGGGTACGAGCAAATTGACGTGTGCCAATATGAATGTGCATTGTTCTTCGGTGAGAATGCAAATGCTACAATGTGCCTTGTATGCAAATCTAGTTGTTATGTACGGAATAAAATTCCACATAAACGACTTAGATGGTTTCCAATCAAGGCTCGACTAAAACGATTGTTTAGCTCCAAGCATACTGCTAAGGTTATGCGATGGCATAACGAGGTGCGCAGAGATGAACCTGGGATACTATGTCATCCAGCTGATGGGGATGCTTGGAAGCATTTCGACAAGACATACCCTGAATTTGCAGTGGATTTGAGGACTATACGAATGGGATTAGCGTCAGATGGGTTTAACCCTTTCTCAAACATGACATCCACGTACAACTTATGGTCTGTGATATTAATTCAATATAACATGCCGCCTTGGGCTTCTCCGAACGGAAAAAATTATCTCATGTCATTGCTAATACCAGGACCCAAATCTCCTGGAAAGGACTATGATGTGTTTTTGAGACCACTAATTGAAGAACTTAAGGAGTTATGGGAGGGCATTGAGGCGCAAAGTAATTCTTCAAGTAAGCGTAAGCATGGACAGAATGAGTTGAACTGGTGTAAAAAAAGTGTTTTGTTTGAATTTTCGTATTGGTCACAACTCTTATTGCGTCATAATCTTGATGTGATGCatatagagaaaaatgtttgtcaTAACATTATTGGAACACTTTTAGACATTGAGGCCAAATCGAAGGACACGCTGAAGGCTCGTAAAGATTTAGAAAATTTGAAAATTCGCTCTGATCTTTGGTTGAAGAAGTCATCCAACAATAAGATGGAAAAACCCCATGCAAGCTATACTTTGGCTAAAGAAGAATGCAAGGAATTTTGTAAATTCATTCAAAGT ATTTGTGCAAAAACTATTCAAGTTGATGATATAATTGAATTGaaggataaaattattattatcttGTGTAAATTGGAGAAAATATTCCCTCCATCATTTAGTACCATAATGGTTCATCTTTGTGTGCGCCTACCAGATCAAGTGTTGTTAGGTAGCCCAGTTTCTTCACGGTGGATGTTTGGGACTGAACGTCATATGGCGTTGTACAAAAA ATATGTTTCTAACATAGAGACGAGATTCACACGTTATGAGCGTAATTGGGATTTTCCTTCTACAAGTCATCAATTTCACATTTTCAATTCCATTGTTCGTCCAATAGGGGCATCATCTGTCAAGTTGTTGGATTCTTTCAGTAAAATCGTTCAATG TGAGCATAAAACATTGTTGGAAGAAAGGGGCCTTTCAAGTGAACAAATTCTTACTGCCCAAATGGAAGAATTCCCTTCTTGGTTTAAGACAAAG ATATCTGAACTGCGAGTCCAACAATCTTCTCTTGCAAATGATGATTTATATTCTCTATCTCAAGGTCCATTAGAACGATACATTAGTTATCATAGTTGTATTGTAAATGGTGTTCATTTTTGGTGCAAGGATCGTGATGATAATCTTTGTACACAATGTTTTGGAGTTTGCACTGAAGGGGACCATGACAACGATACTATTATGTATTATGGGGTTTTGCTTGAGATTTTACAATTGTCATTCCTTTTTGATCGGAAA TTGCCACCTTTTCAACCGACTAAGGATTTGATTGAAAGTTCCTCTGTAGTGCGTAGAGATGTTGCACCTTTAAGTCTTTCAAGCGAATTTGTTCAAATGAATATTGGCGgggaagaagatgaagatgaatttATTGAACTTAATGAAGATTTTGATGATGGAGATATCATCTTTGATGGAGAAGTGATATGTTCTAGTGATAGTGAGGCAGAAAATGATTTAGAAGAACAATTTGATGATGACATggaatcttaa